A region from the Deltaproteobacteria bacterium genome encodes:
- a CDS encoding BON domain-containing protein, which yields MKAKLKKCAIGGITLSFLLGLSLASAPTLAQVLKTPETKPTEKTMPPPGPKTEYQKPGAASDQDLSQNIRQSINSDITLSNMAKDVKVNANNGIVTLSGAVQNQHEKEVIENKAKNIAGQDKVKSQLQVASQQQKPANQDPSKQKPSSLQ from the coding sequence ATGAAAGCTAAGCTAAAAAAATGCGCGATTGGAGGAATAACCCTATCATTCCTGTTGGGGTTAAGCCTTGCATCGGCCCCAACCCTAGCGCAAGTCCTAAAGACCCCTGAAACAAAGCCCACTGAAAAAACTATGCCTCCCCCTGGGCCAAAAACCGAATACCAAAAACCGGGTGCTGCATCCGATCAAGACTTGAGTCAGAATATCCGACAATCGATTAATTCGGATATCACACTCTCGAACATGGCCAAGGATGTGAAGGTAAATGCTAACAACGGCATTGTTACTTTAAGTGGGGCTGTGCAAAACCAGCATGAAAAAGAGGTCATTGAAAACAAGGCCAAAAACATCGCTGGACAAGATAAGGTAAAGAGTCAACTCCAGGTGGCAAGTCAACAACAAAAACCAGCGAATCAGGACCCAAGCAAACAAAAACCCTCTTCGCTACAATAA
- a CDS encoding NADH-quinone oxidoreductase subunit I, translating to MVVVKRPQLNLFDRMYVGAVLRGMMITIRHALSNIFYQQGIITYEYPEEKKPIPDQYRAEHRLMQRPDGSVRCTACMLCATACPAHCIEIVASEHEDPKVEKFPTIYNINLLRCVYCGLCVEACPCDAIRMDTKKIENAGYTRQGFIADKDYLLQNHPQDKSPFSIALY from the coding sequence ATGGTGGTAGTCAAACGTCCCCAATTAAATCTTTTTGATCGCATGTACGTAGGTGCTGTGTTGCGGGGCATGATGATTACCATCCGCCATGCCCTGTCTAATATTTTTTATCAACAAGGCATTATTACTTACGAATATCCCGAAGAAAAGAAACCCATCCCCGATCAATACCGCGCTGAGCATCGCCTGATGCAAAGGCCTGATGGGTCGGTCCGCTGCACCGCATGTATGTTATGTGCCACGGCTTGCCCTGCTCATTGTATTGAAATTGTAGCCAGTGAACACGAAGACCCCAAGGTTGAAAAATTTCCCACGATTTATAATATTAATCTTTTACGTTGTGTTTACTGTGGGCTGTGTGTCGAGGCCTGCCCCTGCGATGCCATTCGCATGGATACAAAAAAGATCGAAAATGCCGGCTACACTCGCCAAGGTTTCATTGCCGATAAAGATTACCTTCTGCAAAATCATCCCCAAGATAAATCACCTTTCTCCATCGCTTTGTATTAA
- the moeB gene encoding molybdopterin-synthase adenylyltransferase MoeB, producing the protein MANTVQDLLSNVKKGIREISTEHAEVQLHSNPAIQVVDVREKDEQEKGVIPGALLIPRGFLELKIEDAVPDRNAEIILYCAGGNRSALAAKSLQDLGYKNVSSLIGGFTKWAREGRKTAVKKFLNKEQLERYNRHILMPEVGEAGQIKLLQAKVLLIGAGGLGCPAALYLGAAGVGTLGIIDDDVVDKSNLQRQILHSEARIGEPKVESAKQTLKGINSDLNIVTYRERLNRDNVQRIIKDYDIVVNGCDNFPTRYLINDACVFAKKPLVDASIFRFEGQVSITLPGIGPCYRCLYPEPPPPEMAPSCQEAGVFGVLPGIVGSIQAVETLKLILGIGEPLVGKLLIMDTLRMNTRILKIKKDPHCPVCGDKPTIKELIDYEGFCRVN; encoded by the coding sequence ATGGCTAACACCGTTCAAGATTTATTAAGCAATGTTAAAAAAGGAATTCGCGAAATTTCTACAGAACATGCAGAGGTGCAACTGCACAGCAACCCTGCCATCCAGGTCGTAGATGTCCGTGAAAAAGATGAACAAGAAAAAGGCGTAATTCCCGGCGCATTACTGATTCCTCGCGGTTTTTTAGAGCTTAAAATCGAAGATGCCGTCCCCGATCGTAATGCCGAAATTATTCTTTATTGTGCCGGTGGCAATCGCTCTGCTTTAGCGGCAAAATCTTTGCAAGATTTAGGTTATAAAAATGTTAGCTCACTCATCGGTGGTTTTACCAAATGGGCCCGCGAAGGCCGTAAAACCGCGGTAAAAAAATTTCTCAATAAAGAACAGCTCGAACGCTACAACCGCCATATCCTCATGCCCGAAGTAGGCGAAGCTGGGCAAATCAAACTATTACAAGCCAAAGTTCTATTGATTGGTGCAGGCGGCCTAGGATGCCCAGCTGCTCTCTATTTAGGGGCAGCCGGGGTTGGAACCCTCGGCATTATTGATGACGACGTAGTTGATAAATCCAATTTGCAACGCCAAATTTTACACTCGGAGGCACGCATTGGCGAACCTAAGGTCGAATCGGCTAAACAAACTTTAAAGGGAATTAATTCCGATTTAAATATTGTAACCTATCGCGAACGTTTAAATCGTGATAATGTGCAACGTATTATTAAAGATTACGACATTGTGGTGAATGGTTGTGATAATTTTCCCACTCGTTATTTAATTAACGATGCTTGTGTATTTGCAAAAAAACCATTGGTCGATGCCAGTATTTTTCGTTTTGAAGGCCAGGTGAGTATAACCCTGCCAGGAATCGGCCCTTGTTATCGTTGTCTTTACCCTGAACCTCCGCCCCCTGAAATGGCACCTAGCTGCCAGGAAGCAGGCGTATTTGGTGTATTGCCTGGCATTGTGGGTTCTATTCAAGCTGTCGAAACTTTAAAATTAATTCTTGGCATTGGCGAGCCCTTAGTTGGAAAACTTTTGATCATGGACACCCTACGCATGAATACTCGGATTTTAAAAATTAAAAAAGATCCGCACTGCCCCGTATGCGGTGACAAACCTACGATCAAAGAATTGATTGATTACGAAGGTTTTTGTCGGGTGAACTAA
- a CDS encoding chloride channel protein, which yields MRSAWQNLFQLDSKKIYILSLLIGLGSGLMAVLFYYLLSLATHWTYGYLLHIPFLHATGETIFFPQLPIGTPRRWLFFILPTAGGLLVGLFTFFLAPEVKGTGTDAFLEAFHNRRGLVRKRISIVKGLATLITLGSGGSAGKEGPMAQMGASLGGLMGWWFKAGERARRTFLLAGVAGGLGAIFKAPLGAALTAVEIPYKEDLESDALIPCLLSSIMAYTIFGSFLGFGHIFQMKQEMFREPTLLIFYALLGLVCAAVGYIYVSFFHGIKKYFFDRLKLPLYLIPTLGGLLTGCVGYFFPEVTGGSLGMIQQAINGKVTLALWPGLGIFGLFALMQILATSFTVSSGGSGGVFGPSLFIGGMLGGAVGTIAHHFFPALAPNVAPFVVVGMGAFFAGVANAPFASLIMVSEMTGGYELLPPLMLVAAMAFIFTRRWSIYKNQVINKFYSKAHDWEINPNLLKKIPIETAFGNRFHREAIIPRHTPMTQIRALATSLHTPYLMVENESGELRGVISLHDLGMTAELDEASSLIVAEDILTQNVGRVTVNDNLYTALEKLASMEYDKVAVIDPKEQKNKLLGYLREKDILRFYQKHYQGTQKPPARS from the coding sequence GTGCGTTCTGCGTGGCAAAACCTATTCCAACTGGATTCTAAGAAAATCTATATTCTCTCTCTCTTGATCGGGCTTGGCTCTGGCCTCATGGCGGTCCTGTTTTATTATCTTTTATCGTTGGCCACCCATTGGACTTATGGCTACCTGCTTCACATACCCTTCCTGCACGCAACTGGAGAAACCATTTTTTTTCCTCAACTACCCATAGGTACACCCAGGCGTTGGCTATTCTTTATTTTACCGACCGCTGGTGGCCTATTAGTTGGCTTATTCACCTTCTTTTTAGCACCCGAGGTCAAAGGCACTGGTACCGACGCATTTTTAGAAGCCTTCCATAACCGACGTGGTTTGGTTCGTAAGAGAATCTCGATTGTAAAAGGGCTTGCAACGTTAATTACACTAGGCAGTGGGGGAAGTGCCGGGAAAGAAGGCCCCATGGCTCAAATGGGGGCTAGTCTTGGCGGATTGATGGGTTGGTGGTTCAAAGCAGGAGAAAGAGCACGCCGCACTTTTTTATTGGCTGGTGTTGCGGGTGGGCTAGGAGCCATTTTCAAAGCACCGCTGGGCGCCGCTTTGACTGCGGTTGAAATCCCCTACAAAGAAGATCTTGAATCCGACGCCCTCATTCCTTGCTTACTCTCATCGATCATGGCCTATACCATATTTGGATCCTTCCTAGGGTTTGGTCACATTTTTCAAATGAAACAAGAAATGTTTCGCGAACCTACTTTGTTAATTTTTTACGCCTTACTGGGATTAGTATGTGCAGCGGTGGGTTATATTTATGTTTCATTTTTTCATGGCATAAAAAAATATTTTTTCGATCGATTAAAACTCCCTCTTTATCTCATACCAACCTTAGGCGGATTACTCACTGGCTGCGTGGGGTATTTCTTCCCTGAGGTAACTGGCGGCAGTTTGGGGATGATTCAACAAGCCATCAACGGAAAAGTTACTTTGGCATTGTGGCCAGGTTTGGGAATTTTTGGACTCTTCGCTTTAATGCAAATTTTAGCCACCTCTTTCACCGTTTCTTCGGGGGGCTCAGGAGGAGTGTTTGGCCCCTCGTTATTTATTGGTGGAATGTTGGGCGGCGCCGTTGGAACCATTGCGCATCACTTCTTTCCTGCCCTCGCTCCCAACGTGGCACCTTTTGTCGTTGTAGGAATGGGGGCATTCTTCGCAGGAGTGGCTAATGCACCCTTTGCCTCACTCATTATGGTGAGCGAAATGACCGGCGGTTATGAGCTCTTGCCCCCCCTCATGCTGGTAGCAGCAATGGCCTTTATTTTTACCCGTCGCTGGTCTATTTACAAAAATCAGGTGATCAACAAATTCTATTCTAAAGCCCACGATTGGGAAATAAATCCAAACCTCTTAAAAAAAATCCCCATTGAAACCGCCTTTGGCAATCGCTTCCATCGCGAAGCCATCATTCCTCGCCATACTCCCATGACTCAAATTCGGGCCTTGGCCACTTCGCTACATACTCCCTATTTGATGGTAGAAAACGAATCGGGAGAGTTAAGAGGGGTTATCAGTTTGCATGATCTTGGCATGACCGCTGAACTTGACGAGGCAAGTTCTTTAATTGTGGCCGAAGATATTTTAACCCAAAATGTTGGCCGGGTTACCGTCAACGATAACCTTTATACAGCCTTGGAAAAATTAGCCAGTATGGAATACGACAAAGTGGCGGTTATTGATCCCAAAGAGCAAAAAAACAAACTACTCGGATATCTGCGTGAAAAGGACATTCTACGTTTTTACCAAAAACACTACCAAGGAACACAAAAGCCTCCCGCACGTAGCTAG